The nucleotide sequence ATTGAATCTACAATTCTACCTAAAGGAATTTCAATTTCCTGGGTATTTCCTAATTGAGGTATAAAACTTAAGAGTAAAATTAAAAAAGGTATCTTTTTCATCATAACATCACGTTATTACTATAAATATAAGCATAGATATCAAAGATCGTGCATAAAAAAAGCCTTCATCAAAGAGGAAGGCTTCATAAACATATAGGCGGTAGATTTTATTTTTTAACGCGTTGTAGTCTAAGATTGTCATCTCTAAAGAAAAGACGGGCAACTAACGAGACTACAAGTAAATCTGCAAAGATTAAAAACAACACCCTCACTACTTCAATACCGGCAAAATTTAATCCGGAAAATCCTATCGCACCGGTTAAAGCCGCAACGATTAGGAATAATGTACTATACTTTCTCATAATGCAATTTCTTTTTTGTAAAAATAGGTACAGTATAGTCGTCATGCTATTAATAAAATTACAATTTGCTATTATTTAACTAAACCAAATATAGCTTTAAGAAATTAGTTAAAATAGCCTCAAAAAAGAAGGTATTTTAACTGAATTTAAAAAAAACAGCACAAAAATCATCTATTTAGAAATCGCCGGAAATAGCTATACATAAGAATTTAAGATAATTTTGTGGCATTTTTATTTATTGGTGCAAATTCTACCACCTGAGACAGTACAATATGGGTTTTGGTTTCGCCATAAGTGATAAGTTTGTCTATAAATTCTTCTAGATGAGCTTGGTCTCTTAAAACGACTTCCATAATAATATTTTCATTTCCCGTAATACGATAGCAATTACTAACCTCTTTAAATTCCTTTACCTTTTCAAGAAAGGGTTTTAATCTTCCCATAAAAGCCCGAAGAGTTATTATAGCTTTTAATTGATGGCCGGTTTGATGATAAGAGATTTGAGTTTTATAGCCTTTTATAATTCCGGCATCTTCCATTTTCTTCACCCTTTCTGCCACAGCCGGTGAGCTTAATCCTATCTCCCTGCCAATTTCCGCAAAAGAGTACCTGGCGTTTTCTTGCAAGCGAGTTAAAATAGCCCAGTTAAGTTCATCAATTTGCATATTAAAGTTTTATATGAATAATACCTTTTAATCAAAGGTAAAATATATTTTCAAGCTTAAAACCCGAAGTTAAGCTATTTATTTTCTCTTTAATTTTATGCTGAAATTTATTACTAATGTCACAGGCTTTTTCTTATAAATCTTATCATACACCGGTTTACCGGAAAGCTTTGGAAATTTTTAAACTTTCCAGGGCTATGGCTGTACATTTTACACAAGATAAACACGTGCTGGAAATGGGCTTTTCAGCCTGTCCAAAAGACAGATATGCGGGAGACCTTGTAAATGAATCTCTTCAACTTGCCCCGGGTGTTGCTTCTGTAGTCTCTGCAAAAAACTACGGCTCGCGATTAGAACGAATTCGAAAAATTAGAAAGGCAAGTAAAAGTTTAAAAACGCTTTGTAGAAATCTGGAGTTCTCTGGAGTAAGAGAGAGTGAGTTTTTAGAGCTGCTAAAGAAAGAAATTCATCTTTTTGATAAAATGATCGCAGATTGGATTCAGCAACTTAGAAAAGCTTAATTTAAGCTTAGCTATCTATTCAAAGAAAGCGAGCTTCACACCTTCAATAAGCATATTGGTTCCAATAATTGCGATAATTAATCCCATTATCTTCTCTATTACAATAATCTTATTCTGACCTATAAATCGCACTAAATATTCACTCGAAATAAAAGCGAGATGATTTAAAAACATTATTAAAGCAAACATCGCAACTATAATTCCCATATCCATATAGCTGGCCGTGGTAGTATAGTTTACTGCTGTCACGATGGTTCCCG is from Salegentibacter mishustinae and encodes:
- a CDS encoding DUF1328 domain-containing protein — its product is MRKYSTLFLIVAALTGAIGFSGLNFAGIEVVRVLFLIFADLLVVSLVARLFFRDDNLRLQRVKK
- a CDS encoding Lrp/AsnC family transcriptional regulator, whose protein sequence is MQIDELNWAILTRLQENARYSFAEIGREIGLSSPAVAERVKKMEDAGIIKGYKTQISYHQTGHQLKAIITLRAFMGRLKPFLEKVKEFKEVSNCYRITGNENIIMEVVLRDQAHLEEFIDKLITYGETKTHIVLSQVVEFAPINKNATKLS